In the Ctenopharyngodon idella isolate HZGC_01 chromosome 21, HZGC01, whole genome shotgun sequence genome, cagcatctctgatggtatgggggtgcataagtgcatacggtatgggcagcttgcatgttttggaaggcactatgaatgctgaaaggtatataaaggtttccagatgcttctatttcagggaaggccttgtgtatttcagcaggacaatgcaaagccacatactgcagctattacaacagcatggcttcttcatagaagagtccgggtgctgaattggcctgcctgcagtccagatctttcacctatagagaacatttggagCACCTGGAAACCTTTATcagcaagaatgggaccaaattccaacaccaaaactccagaaactcattaccttgatgcccagacatcttcaaatTTTTTCGAAAAGAAGAGGAGaagctacaccatggtaaacatgcccccgtcccaactattttgagacctgtagcaggtttgctcattttgtgcaaaaaattgcaaaatttctcagtttaaacatttatgttatctatgttctattgtgaataaaatattggctcatgtgatttgaaagtcttttagttttcattttattcaaatttaaaacacgtcccaacttttctggaattcgggttgtatattcTGAAGTATTATTTTGACCTTCCCCAAAGGTTCCCCTTGTCAAAAAAATTCAACCTTCACAACTAATTTGAGCAAATTATCCAGCTTTTGACTGATCTGAATGTCAAATTATTGACTTGTAagtgtattatttttaagtgaTGATCTGAACATGAACATTTGCTCATTAGACATCTTTGGGCAACGTTTTTTCTTATGAGTCTGTAGACTAGATAATTGGGTGAAACTCCTCCCACATGAGGAGCACTGgtgcggcttctctccagtatgaactctctCATGAGATTTCAAGGAATCTGACCgcgtgaaactctttccacagtgtgagcacttgtaaggtttctctccagtatgaattctctgGTGTGATCTTAAGTCGCTCGATCTAGTGAAGGTCTTCCCACAGTGTGAGCACTTGAACgatttctctccagtatgaattctctgGTGTGATTTTAAGTGGCCGGATGTAGTAAAGTTCTTCCCACAGTCAATGCACCAATAAGGTTTCACACCAGTATGTACACGCTCATGCTCTTTTAAATTTTGCAGCCGTGTAAAACACTTTccacaaaaagaacaaaagtgAGGCTTTACACCAGTATGAATTTTAAGGTGTGTATTTAAGTCTGATgccaaaacaaatgttttatcacA is a window encoding:
- the LOC127504016 gene encoding gastrula zinc finger protein XlCGF8.2DB-like, whose translation is MEFDEQPCRIKDEDTEEQIDPMEVNEDKWHHFTNEDGKLTYKNEDKQHVFQKPHHFKTEDGNAVILNTEENFTQKEAGKSGVKVFFTCSECGMFYMRKSDLKRHMRIHTGENLFTCIQCGKSYIQKGHLKVHMRIHTGEKPFTCTQCEKSFISKSSLTTHLRRHSGVRSFSCDQCDKTFVLASDLNTHLKIHTGVKPHFCSFCGKCFTRLQNLKEHERVHTGVKPYWCIDCGKNFTTSGHLKSHQRIHTGEKSFKCSHCGKTFTRSSDLRSHQRIHTGEKPYKCSHCGKSFTRSDSLKSHERVHTGEKPHQCSSCGRSFTQLSSLQTHKKKRCPKMSNEQMFMFRSSLKNNTLTSQ